In the genome of Triplophysa dalaica isolate WHDGS20190420 chromosome 17, ASM1584641v1, whole genome shotgun sequence, the window ACTTTGTAGTGTCCTACTTGAAAAagtttgtaaaataatgaatagcCATAATTTAGCAACAATTAGTAACTATGTTTATCGCATATTTATTCAACTATTATTAAATCTATGGGTAAATGCTGTTACATGAGTGAATTTGAGCCATCCATCTAATACACAACGAACTAAATTAGTAGTCAAAACAGCGTTAAAGCGATCCTTAAAGACAATAATTAAATTCAAATTAGGTTGTGGGTTTTTACTTCATGTTGAAGATGCAAACGTGGGTTGATTTGGATCTAGATCCGCTTGACTCCGATAACCTCTGTCACTTTCTCctaagatgtaaaaaaaattcaacgtTTACTGGCAAAATTTTAATCTGACACGTAATTAGTCCCTATCTTGGGTGTGCCTCCCAGCTTCAAACCCTTTAAAAGAGGGCCAACATTTAGATGGGCAAGTCAGCCTTGGAACTTCTGTTCACTCAACATGAGCCTCTCTGCTAAAGACAAAGACACCGTGAAGGCCCTCTGGGCTAAGATCTCACCAAAAGGTGCTGAAATTGGCAATGAGGCATTGTCCAGGTAAGTCATAGGCCTATCTGTGAGTCTTTCTCTATATAATGTAGAATGGAGTATGTTTTCAGaaactttttctaaattgtACCTTTTCCCCATTTTGCAGACTGTTCGTGGTTTATCCTCAGACCAAGACCTACTTCAGTCACTGGAGCGACCTGTCACCCGGCTCTGCTCCTGTGAGGAACCatggaaagaaagtcattggAGGGCTTGGCCTGGCTGTTGAAAAAATAGACGATCTTTTCGGCGGACTGCTCACCCTCAGCGAGCTGCATGCCTTTCAACTGAGAGTTGATCCTGCTAACTTCAAGGTAAACATATATTgagtttgtacattttaaagtcaGATTCGTTATTGCTCAAAACTGCGTATAAGTCTTATTTTCGTTAACTTTGTTTTCACAGATCCTGTCCCACTGTATTCTTGTTGTGATTGCCATGCTCTTCCCTCAAGACTTCACACCCGAAGCACACATGGCCATGGACAAGTTTCTCACAAGAGTGGCACTGGCTCTGTCTGACAAATATCGTTAACCAGTTTGACTGTTGTTTGACAACTTGAGAACAGGCTTGAATGATGTTAATTTGGTTAAAAACATGgcctaaataaatgattaaaaatatggAAACTTTCataaatgtgcttttctttaGCATATCCGATATAAGACACTCTTGATTAATATAATGTTACTTTGATTATTAATTGCTAATTCTAACACCATGGACCATTTCTTTAAGAATTctcaaaatgatcatttagcGATGCAAACTCAGATCAAACAGACTGTATTCTGCAGACAGAATATCCAAAAATGAAGTTGTCTGCTTCTTAGAATGCTCAAACATAATAGCttctagatttatttattttattttaccatatatatatataaaatgtagaCGATAAAAGAGTTGGGGACGCATTTATGATAAACAGGTTAAATTACCTTAAATTTAATTACAAAGTAAgtaattcataaaatgtattatgatTCATGTATTTACTAATAAAAAGTCCTTTATTAATCAATTATGTCAACTAAACCCTCACAAGAGGAGGCACAACCACTGATCTACAATCTGTCTTTGCACGTGCGGACAACTTTATTTACGTCTTTATATGACGTCTATTGGTGCAATGCATTAAACTGCTTCTGGTAGTTCcttataatttttcttttcttttcatagGAGAGATTGTCTATATAGCAGCCACACCACCATGCCGAGTTCAATTAACAAcaatgttaataaacatttaaagcagcacattattttcatttatttagcaatgacattgtgaatgtaaatgtgcttaaattaaaaacacCACGTTCTCAACAAATGAACGACACATTTTCAGAAATCTGCTTTGAGCTGCCATAAAAGTTTGCATTCATATATGGGGTTGTTATGGTTTGcagtaaactttatttaaagtaaaataagaaaaacaaatacttcACGAAGATCATTATATTTAgattatcattaaaaatgatgtaCCCATAAACCCAGTATTATAATCGATTAATTCATTGTCTAtgcaaaaatacaattatgCCCAAATGAGGTGTAAAACCAAGTACTTTACTGACATCTACTGGAAAACATCGACAATTTTTGTTGGCTATGGGTGACATTAGTGTTTATGCAGTATCATACAAACCAGGTAGTGATCCTGTGACTTAAAAAATTTCGAAATATAGAATATCTAGGACCTTTAAAACTATAGATGACCTCATGGAAGGAGGAATTTTACACGTTAAAATGATCCTTTATTAATTTAGTATCACTCGCATCTTCTCATCTCCAAGCAGAAGCCTGTTAAAACAGTAAAGCaacattattttttcaatattacaagattttttttttttttaacaatgacaTTTTGATAGCAACACTGCAAACCTACCGTACGAGAGCAGCAGCCACCACAGACCCCGTTATTGGACCGACCCAGTACACCCAGTGATAAGTCCAGTAGTTAGTCATCAATGCAGGACCAAAAGCTCTTGCAGGGTTTAGACACGTGCCAGAAATATCACCTCTATAAAAAGAGTGAGTGACAcagtttcaaaaaatgtataaagattatGCCAATATTGGCCACTGTTGTGTTCTGGACTCACCCTGCTAGAATGTTAATAATAACAGTGCAGCCAACCATAAACGGCACCATAGGGCTTTTGCTCTTTCCGTTTACTGCCCCCAGCAGTACCACCATAGTGATCAGACACGTCATAGCGATTTCAGCAAAGACAGCCTTCCCAAGTTGGTCATCAGATTGAAGAATATTAAATGCTGCCCCAGTGGCATTCTCGAAGTTCTCATGTGATGTCATAaccttcaaaatatatttgtttttattgtcttgCAATCGTCTCTTTAAAGATGCAACGTGTAGGTACTACATCCTGTCTCGTGCTGTAACAGCattgttttctgtctttctgaaaTACGTGCCTTTTGCTCACACCTTTGACATAGCGGCCCCAAGTACACCTCCGATAAGCTGACTGATAAGGTATGGAACGACCATTGGCATCGGTATTCCACCACATAGATAGATAGCAATGGTGAATGGAGGGTTGAAATGTGAACCACTGGAAAAAAAGTCACaaattatttatgttatgtaaAAAGTAACAATTTTCAGATTAAAATGTaagatttcatgtgtttttttacacgTATTTGGTAAAGCGAACTTGAGTTTTGGAATGACACTTACGTTAGTTTACACGTAATTGTAATTGATAATCTAAATAAAACCACAATAGGCTAATTGGCTACTTCTTCAATATTAGTAATAATAACTTATAATATCAATAATGATATTGATAACATCAACAATAACAAATGATAGCTTACAAGGTACTACactgaaaaactgaatttgTTTCACGAAATTTGTTGCCACATTCCCGAATTTTCACATATTATTGAAATGCAAGAACAAAACTTCGAATTACAAAAAAGTACTGCAAACGTTTAAATTGGGTTTAAAAAATTAAGGAGAAGGAAATTTTACAATGTGAAactatattataatttttgaatgttttataatcAATTATAATCATAGGCtataattatatatcatttttacatGGCATAgccttttatttatatatatataaataataagttATTAAATCAATTTACTATCAGAAATCAATtgtaaaacaagcaaaaaacactgaaattaaACCATCATGCATTTGATTAAATAggctaatgcatttaaaatattttcaaagcaATCCATAAAATTAAGAGTTTTtgttccaaaataaaataactcaaaaaaatcatgttttttatggtgAATTccaattaaattaataatatcaatcaaactgcagttggtttgttttgatttatgccaCAATAactaaaatagatttttgttatctcattttggaaccaaactcttaaaaTATCCTTACATTTACCTGATTTCTGCCATACATGCTACCAACACAGCCACTGCCAATCCATGTACCAGCGCTGGCTGAAGTCTGCCTGTCGACTCCACATTCTCAATGACAGACACGCAGccaataaagacaaaaaacattgtgCCCACCAACTCAGCAATACAGGGTTGAAATATTCTCACATACTTGCCCACCGGCTTAGTTTCTGTCTTCTTTAATAAAGTTTTGTCCACTTCTTCAAGCTCTACTTTCTCCTCCATCTTCAACTTTCCTTTTTGCACAAATGCAAATAACTTGCAGTAGATGCTTCCTTTTATGATAagaaaatcaattaaacttTATACACCATAAATCACCCGTTTACACCTGCACAAATCATGCAGTGATGTGTAGATTGTTATGAATGATTCAGTTATAAAAGTACATGGTCCTGGACACCTTAGGTCAGATTAAAGTCTACTGGTTTGCGTCCCGATGTTATAACAGGAATAAACTGAAGGTTATTCACATTTGACATTCATGAGCAATAGATAACACTTTCGTGGAAAAACACAGCATATCATTGAGGCCAGCAATGTTTTTGAAGCAGCTACTAAtctataaatgttatttattaagtATAATATATGTTTAACGATGGAAGTCCCATCCCATGGATAAATGTTTATTCCCTTATCAGATGAACTCTGTTATAGATTTGACATATCATAAGTACCTGCATGGCCTTGAGTGCATGCTGTCAACACAAATTATATGATAAAACTAAACACATGGCTCAGTTGTTGGACTTTGTGCTGACACCTGTTATGTTTTGATATATAAATGAAAGGGAAAGGCATGATTTGACCTCTGAATATTCATGTACAATAGCTAGATGTGCTTATATTATGTTGTAATGAaactgtgatgatgatgataactCATTACAAAAACTTAGATAATCATTCTAGTTCTTGTGGGTTTCATATTAACATACTACAACAAATCATATACATTCAGACAAGAGTAACAAAAgactatttattaaaataaaactttagaaTACATAATAGAAAGCTTTAAAAGTAGAACAATAAAAGAGACTACGGAGCGCTagaatacatacaaaataacaacagtaatataaatgtttaacaaTATAACACAGTGCAtaacatgcaattttaaaaagcTTGGGATCATCTGAAGTCTTTTCTCCATCATTTGAAAACAACACGGATCTTCTTATCACCCATTATCAGCCTGAAATAAACCCATATCTGATAAGAAAACAACATAACAGCAGGTTTGGAAATAAACTAGTAATTTCCAGTCTATAATCTAATATCTACATCATATATGGATTAGAATTTACTTACAGATAAAGAAGTCATGATGACTCAATgaatattctttttatttattaaataaaataaataaatcatgtcAGGAAAAGATAAGAAGCAAAATACCTGACAATGCTGACAGTGACCAGAGCACCAGTCAAAGGTCCCACCCAATATATCCAGTGGTAGGTCCAGTGACCGGACACTATCGCTGGGCCAAAAGCCCGTGCCGGGTTCATACATGCTCCTGAGATTCCTCCTCTGTTTAAAAAGAtgagttaaataataaaaagaatgaaCTGATCTGCATCTCTGTAAAACTAAACTTCTTATaagaattgcaaaaatgaataaaaactgttttttaagtgtaaagtaaaactgcatttaagaaaagtgtAAATAGTACATACTATGTTTGTGCTTTGGCACGCAATAACCATTACTCACCCAGCCAATATATTTGCAGTCACAGTCAGTCCAATGCAGAAAGGAGCGAGTGAACTCCGGGTCCTTCCGTTCACGGCACCCATGCTGACAACTATAGTCAAAAACAGGGTCATTATCATCTCGGCCAGAGTCGCTGAACCAACGACATCTGCAGATTGAACTGCATCAAATGCTGCTCCAGTTGCATTTCCATATGCCATCTCTGTAGTGACagcctgaaaataaaaaatataaaagagaaTGCTTTAATATATTGCTGgaagtgtaaatgtgtgttcatCTTCATACATTTGagtaataaaaaattaaggaaaataaaatatatagtgtTATGCTCTTTGGAACACATACTTTGGCCAGACTGGCAGCGATCACCCCACCAAGCATTTGTGAGATCATGTATGGCACCAGTAGAATGAATTCCATTCCTCCAatgagataaacacacacagacacagctgGATTGAAGTGACCGCCActggaaaatgacaaaagagaATCAAAATTAAATATGTGTTGTACAGATAGTTTACTCCAACTCACTTTAAGTTTGAATTGAAGCATTCTCCTTACAAATgtattgttacatttatttaaaaatgaacaggATCTGTTATTCTGGAGAATAAACTAATTTCAAAATGTCAAGGTACaactttaatttaatgcataaaacaagaacacaatATTCAATTCACGCTGAATAATGTTTCACAGTTACCTGACTTCTCCAAAAATTGCAATTGCAATAGCCAGTGCTAGTCCATGTGCCAGTGCCGGCTGGATGCTCCCGTTGATGCCCACGTTACCCATGACCGACACGCAACCCACAAACATGAAGAGAGTGGAGCCGAGTATCTCAGCCAGGCATGGCTGAATGTAGTGCTCATAGAAAGATAACTTATTGGGCTGATTCTGATGGCTGTCTCCTCCAGCCCCTGTGGCTACAGTGAAGAGTTCTGACTTTGACTCAGCTGAAGTCATTTTGCCAGTCTGTATCTCGTCCCCTACTCTGTCCAGAGTACAAACGCGGCAGTTTTGTACTGATAAAGGTGTACAGAGGATGGGGTGGGGTGGTCATGAGGTGGACTGACTGCCCTCCCCTTCGTCACTCACGGCGGCTTGGGAAAATTCACTTGACAATTAAAGTGGTGTAGGGTATTGTTTAAGGGGTGACGGGTTCAGGATATTGCTTATCATCCACCGGCCTGTTATTACACAACAGGGGAATAAAAAATTTGTGCAGCGAAAACTCATGTCACTCAAGGTCTTCTCGCTTGTTTTATGTAATTCAATTGATCCACCCTAATGCAGCCTCCCAAACTTTTTATTTGCAATGGCATATTATAGATTTGTCTGTGCGCTTGTCTCATGAATTAATTTAGGAATCCTGTGGCAGTAAATAACAACACAAGGTCGCTGTGGGTTAATGTTTCTCTAGAGGGATTCAGTGACAAAATGGAATACACAGAGAGACTGCAGGATGCCTGGGGCTGATGGCTAAAAAGGAAACGTTtcctttttttgtgtcttttaatcgccttttgttttccaaaacTACTTCCTGGTGATTATTTTCAACTTCAGAAAAACATAACCATCAGAAGAAAATCCAAGACACGACACCACTTTATTTGAATACtcaattataatataaataataaatttatGTTTTACGTAACTATAACTGTAACTATGTTATAAAATGTCTTGAATGCCTAATTGCTTATATAAAACGGttaccacatttaaaaaaattaacgaCTTGtacacagaaatgttttgtatcCTTCCATTAGAATGTACTGTCAGTGACATGTTAATAGTAATACAGTTATTTGTGTAGTAGCCACATTATCATTAAAGTTTTAATGTGAAGGTATATCTCTGAATGTCTTAAATTAGTTATGTTgaagaaatacaattttaatttaatctattgtcatttcaaaacaaaactgcAATAAATATTCCATTAATCATGATTTGgactaaataataaagaaaaaagcaaTGAAAAATAGATAGGAACCAtacactgtttaaaaagcatcccaAGTTAAGAACTTGCCATTCCCAAGAAAATTGAATTTTACAAATTCTactttgaagatgctaaaatacaacagcttttattttttttatgtagtcCTAACATGTTTCCATAGTTACATTTGAGATATTCCtcagatttgtatttttattattattttgggaGAAAAATGTAGTTTAAGAATAAAGAGTGACGCATCATTGCATCTGCGCAATTTTTCATTAGAAGGTCATATCTTTGCTttgttatgaatatttttttttataaataaatctattGTATTGAAGTATCATACACTTTGCAATTTCTTTCCAATGAGAATATGACATACGGTTGAATGACCTCCACAATGATTTATCTTCaccaaaaacacacttttaatgTACTTGGCATCATATGTGTCGGGTATTGCATAACTGAATTAAGATCAAAGGCATTCTTAAGTGCACCAGTAAATCAGGCACGTCGTTTTATACTCACAATAgtctttatttttcatcactATTCCAAGCCCACAAGCTGATAACCAAAAAAATGGATATAACGTTTTTATTATCTGTATAATTAACAAATTTGATGATGGTTGAATGACATCTATAGcgttacatttacaaaatattatagACAAGGCACTTCAGCAAAACATGCTGATGACATGGGAGATACgagaaaagaagagaaaagacGCTGATGCCAGTagtctttatttttattgggCTCAACTATGGAAAAACAGATATAAATGACTTCCTTAGATTCCTTATTTCCTGTCGTCTCAAAGCAAACTTTCAAAGTCCCTACTGGCGTTTAAAACCCGATCTGCGAGATGCCTGAAAAGAGAAGTCTGCTATTAGATACAGTGATATACTGTTTTGTAAAATCTTAAAACTTGTGAAATTGTTTAAAACTAACCAAACTCAAACGCAGTTCATGACAACATGACAGCCTCACCTAAATTAAGTTTATCTTTTACAGCCCAGCAGATGCAGTAGTGTTGCAGAAGCTGTTGAAGAAGTTCCTTCTCATCTAAAAACTCAAGCCGCTCAATTCTGTTAATGTACATCACACATGTCACTGCACTGATGCCAAATCCTCCAGTTGTAAAGgtcaattttaaaacaatgatgTGCATACCTGGCTACATCTTCCTGAGGAAGCATGCTGTAGACCGTCATCATATCTAGTGCGTTCACGCTTTCCCAGCCGGTCGTCAAAAATCGTTCTTTCTGTTGAAACACACAGTCAACTTAAACTGGATGCAAAATTCAAGCAAAGCACACCATTTTTTTTCTACCCATAAGGGTAGATATGTAGACCAAACACATTGCAGTGAAAAGTATTTGCCCCTTTACAGCACATCTTCTCTATTACTGCCTAtttgaaaaactaaatgaatttattaaaaatacatgacaAATTTAATGCATCACAGAAAACATGTCTTGAACACATCAGCATTCCTGCATCCTTCCAAGTCTTCCAGGTCCCAATGcaaaaactttataaataaataaaatatacaaatttcaTTCATTGGTTTCCAAAGGCTTGCACTTTtgtgaaaaacaacagaaaaagctTTATAACCCTTTCTAGACTGATGTATCTGAAACAATTTTCTCAACTGTTTTGGAATTTCCTTTGATTGTAGCATTGTGTACTTGAAGAAATTTTGTGGTAAACTTAAGTGTAATTTTAACACAAACATGCTGCTTTTGGTAAATCATGCCAGCGTTTACTAGAAAGATTACTAGAATCTTTTTCTGTtacttcataaaaataattattcaaaaccatcttatataaacatttgatgTAAAAACAGAGGGCATCAATTGGGGCCAAATACTTTGTCACTGCATTGTACTTATTAAAAATTGTCTTGAGAGACTTGATACTACATGCGAGATTAAACAGTTCTGGCAGCGGCTGCAGTAAACAAAGACTGAAGTCTTAACAGCGCTGTTTTCCTGAATGTTGATCACCTATTGTATGTCGAGCAGGAAAACAACTTGTGAGCAATACCCTGTGTAATGTTGAGATAGTGCTAGCTTCACTGTACGGGGTGTAACAGCAGTTTAACAGTTGGGTATGTTCTGTAGAATGTCAGAGCAATATACATCTGAACAATGAGTTAGAAAGCGAGCGGCACGCCTGAATGTCGTACTTGAGAGTCCAGAGACTGACACAAATCCACCCCGGCCAGATTGCACTGACGTCTCTGCAGGTTCTCGATCATGATTTGCCCAAAGCGATCATCCATGTTTACCTGAAGTGATATGGACAGTTAGGATTTAACACTGAcaacacatttctaaatttaaagggacagttcacagaaaaaatcttaaaattctgtcatcatttactcaccctcaagttcttccaaacctgtgtaaattttATCGTTCTGAatacaaaaagatatttggaaaattgtttgtaaccaaacagttctgggtcactatggacaaccatagtagggaaaaaactGCTGTGGTAGTTAATGGTGCATCAGAACTGTTTAGATTcctatattctttaaaatatcttcttctgtgtttaacacaacaaagaaatgcatacagttttataacaacttgagggtgagtaaatgatgacagatgacCTATCCATTTGAGGTTTATGGTCATTTGactgaaatgtcttttttaaaatcttatgCTCTGAAAGTAAACgcctaaatgtttaaattatgaattaataCATTATGATTAatatacaacataaacaaatatttacaaaacaatttatttatttattatcttttataAGCACCCAGTAAAAGCCCAGAATAGACAGTAACTTCttcaatactttttaaaacCATCTAAGGGTGATGCCTTAGATCAAATTAACTAgatttttaaaaaggaaaaatatatatgtgcTAAATAACGCAaagttttgatttgcatttttagtCAACAAAATTCTCAtagttacatttgtgtttttccaaGTTTACTTTGATTTTATAATGTCTATTACAAATGCAAAGATATAAGTGACTTCTGAtgcaaaaaaaagtgttaatCAATAAACTGAATCATTAGAAGCTATCCATTTAATCATTTGGaaatacaaaatttatattttatatagtaGTTAAGGCTTTTGTGAAACTTTCTAATGTGCCTTGATCTTTTGAGCAGAACAGTATTTTTTGCTTAGCTCTAAATTCGCAGACCAGATATaatgtgttgttattatttGACGACAGCACTCTAATAAATAAGGAAAAGTGCCTCACCTGTTCATAGTTTATGAACATGGCAGTGGGGAAGGTGTCTGCAATCCAGTGTACAAGTTTCGAGG includes:
- the LOC130438715 gene encoding hemoglobin subunit alpha-like, whose product is MSLSAKDKDTVKALWAKISPKGAEIGNEALSRLFVVYPQTKTYFSHWSDLSPGSAPVRNHGKKVIGGLGLAVEKIDDLFGGLLTLSELHAFQLRVDPANFKILSHCILVVIAMLFPQDFTPEAHMAMDKFLTRVALALSDKYR
- the aqp8a.2 gene encoding aquaporin-8a.2; translated protein: MEEKVELEEVDKTLLKKTETKPVGKYVRIFQPCIAELVGTMFFVFIGCVSVIENVESTGRLQPALVHGLAVAVLVACMAEISGSHFNPPFTIAIYLCGGIPMPMVVPYLISQLIGGVLGAAMSKVMTSHENFENATGAAFNILQSDDQLGKAVFAEIAMTCLITMVVLLGAVNGKSKSPMVPFMVGCTVIINILAGGDISGTCLNPARAFGPALMTNYWTYHWVYWVGPITGSVVAAALVRLLLGDEKMRVILN
- the aqp8a.1 gene encoding aquaporin-8a.1; the protein is MTSAESKSELFTVATGAGGDSHQNQPNKLSFYEHYIQPCLAEILGSTLFMFVGCVSVMGNVGINGSIQPALAHGLALAIAIAIFGEVSGGHFNPAVSVCVYLIGGMEFILLVPYMISQMLGGVIAASLAKAVTTEMAYGNATGAAFDAVQSADVVGSATLAEMIMTLFLTIVVSMGAVNGRTRSSLAPFCIGLTVTANILAGGGISGACMNPARAFGPAIVSGHWTYHWIYWVGPLTGALVTVSIVRLIMGDKKIRVVFK